The following proteins are co-located in the Solanum pennellii chromosome 1, SPENNV200 genome:
- the LOC107003381 gene encoding dnaJ homolog subfamily C member 2 isoform X1, with protein sequence MASGSSIRLISYSKEIINGEPIYISSNCYPIKAHKYEPAGLAFHSAALRLIGHVEKEDPKDGKEDVPNDKEQTFAYSSESYSSKGKKKSSTGEKVQDHYALLGLSNLRYLASEDQIRKSYRDAALRHHPDKLASLLLAEETEAAKQAKKEEIENHFKAIQEAYEVLMDPVRRRIYDSTDEFDDEIPTECAPQDFFKVFGPAFLRNGRWSVTQPIPSLGDENTPIKEVDSFYNFWYSFKSWREFPHADEFDLEQAESRDHKRWMERQNAKLSEKARKEETARVRTLVDNAYRKDPRILGRKEAEKAEKQRKKDAKLLAKKLQEAEAIRIVEEEKRKKEEEEKRAAEVALQQKKLKEKEKKLLRKERSRLRTLAAPVLSQRLLGLNDDDVEGLCMSLDIEQLRNLCDKADGQGEIVIAELLRGALGHEHNLKYENKDEKIKSQQNGSLESKKQVPLMSSEKKEKPWSKEEIDLLRKGMLKYPKGTSRRWEVISDYIGTARTVEEILKATKTVLLQKPDSAKAFDSFLEKRKPAPTIVSPLSTRAEVEGVENSSKPESGSGSAKVADSQETPSQNTNSQNTEDAPTANGVSSSSDSDVWSAVQEKALVQALKTFPKETSQRWERVATAVPGKTMNQCKKKFALLRENFRNKKSAV encoded by the exons ATGGCTTCCGGGAGTAGCATCCGTCTTATTTCATACTCGAAAGAGATTATAAATGGTGAACCAATCTATATTTCCTCTAACTGCTATCCTATTAAAGCTCACAAATATGAGCCTGCTGGGCTTGCTTTTCACTCTGCTGCTCTTAGACTGATTGGGCATGTTGAGAAAGAAGACCCCAAAGATGGCAAAGAAGATGTTCCTAACGACAAGGAACAGACATTTGCCTATTCATCAGAGTCATACAGCTCTAAGGGGAAGAAGAAGTCTTCTACCGGCGAAAAGGTACAAGATCATTATGCATTATTAGGGTTGAGCAATCTAAGGTATCTTGCTTCTGAGGATCAGATAAGGAAGAGCTATCGTGATGCTGCATTGAGGCATCATCCTGACAAGCTGGCTTCACTTCTTCTAGCTGAGGAAACTGAAGCTGCAAAACAAGCCAAGAAGGAGGAAATAGAAAACCACTTCAAAGCTATTCAGGAAGCATATGAGGTTCTTATGGACCCTGTCAGGAGAAGGATTTATGACTCCACGGATGAATTTGATGATGAAATCCCAACTGAATGTGCTCCACAAGATTTTTTTAAGGTCTTTGGACCTGCATTTTTAAGGAATGGTCGTTGGTCCGTCACCCAACCCATCCCTTCATTAGGTGATGAGAATACTCCAATTAAAGAAGTGGATAGCTTTTATAATTTCTGGTACAGCTTCAAAAGTTGGAGAGAGTTCCCACATGCTGATGAGTTTGATCTTGAACAAGCTGAATCTCGTGATCACAAGAGGTGGATGGAAAGGCAGAATGCGAAACTTTCAGAGAAAGCCAGAAAGGAAGAAACCGCCAGGGTGCGTACACTTGTTGACAATGCCTATAGAAAAGATCCTAGAATCTTGGGAAGAAAAGAGGCGGAGAAAGCAGAGAAGCAGAGAAAGAAGGACGCTAAACTACTTGCAAAGAAATTACAGGAGGCAGAAGCAATTAGGATTGTTGAAGAGGAAAAGCGTaagaaagaggaagaagagaaaagagcaGCTGAAGTTGCTTTGCAGCAGAAGAAGTTGaaggagaaagaaaagaaattattgCGAAAAGAGCGTAGTCGTTTAAGAACCCTTGCTGCTCCTGTTTTGTCTCAGCGTTTGCTTGGGctaaatgatgatgatgtagAAGGTCTATGCATGTCACTTGACATTGAGCAACTGAGGAACTTATGTGATAAAGCCGATGGACAGGGTGAGATTGTTATTGCTGAACTTCTTAGGGGGGCACTTGGACATGAACACAACCTGAAATATGAGAATAAAGATGAAAAGATTAAGTCGCAGCAAAATGGTTCTCTGGAGAGTAAAAAACAAGTTCCTCTGATGAGCAGTGAGAAAAAGGAGAAACCTTGGAGCAAAGAAGAAATTGATCTTTTGAGGAAGGGGATGCTGAAATATCCTAAAGGAACTTCTCGAAGATGGGAAGTTATTTCTGATTATATTGGTACCGCAAGGACAGTTGAAGAGATCCTGAAGGCTACAAAAACAGTTCTGCTCCAGAAGCCCGACTCTGCTAAAGCCTTTGACTCCTTCCTTGAGAAAAGAAAGCCTGCACCAACTATTGTTTCTCCTCTTTCCACGAGGGCAGAAGTAGAGGGAGTAGAAAATAGTAGCAAGCCTGAAAGTGGAAGTGGAAGTGCCAAAGTAGCTGATTCTCAG GAGACCCCTAGTCAAAACACAAACAGCCAGAACACTGAGGATGCACCTACAGCAAACGGAGTTTCTTCGAGTTCTGATTCAGACGTATGGTCTGCTGTTCAAGAAAAAGCCTTAGTTCAAGCTCTGAAAACCTTCCCCAAGGAAACCAGCCAGCGGTGGGAACGAGTGGCAACTGCTGTCCCTGGGAAGACTATGAACCAGTGTAAAAAAAAGTTTGCTTTACTCAGAGAGAATTTCAGGAACAAGAAAAGTGCAGTGTGA
- the LOC107003381 gene encoding dnaJ homolog subfamily C member 2 isoform X2, translating to MASGSSIRLISYSKEIINGEPIYISSNCYPIKAHKYEPAGLAFHSAALRLIGHVEKEDPKDGKEDVPNDKEQTFAYSSESYSSKGKKKSSTGEKVQDHYALLGLSNLRYLASEDQIRKSYRDAALRHHPDKLASLLLAEETEAAKQAKKEEIENHFKAIQEAYEVLMDPVRRRIYDSTDEFDDEIPTECAPQDFFKVFGPAFLRNGRWSVTQPIPSLGDENTPIKEVDSFYNFWYSFKSWREFPHADEFDLEQAESRDHKRWMERQNAKLSEKARKEETARVRTLVDNAYRKDPRILGRKEAEKAEKQRKKDAKLLAKKLQEAEAIRIVEEEKRKKEEEEKRAAEVALQQKKLKEKEKKLLRKERSRLRTLAAPVLSQRLLGLNDDDVEGLCMSLDIEQLRNLCDKADGQGEIVIAELLRGALGHEHNLKYENKDEKIKSQQNGSLESKKQVPLMSSEKKEKPWSKEEIDLLRKGMLKYPKGTSRRWEVISDYIGTARTVEEILKATKTVLLQKPDSAKAFDSFLEKRKPAPTIVSPLSTRAEVEGVENSSKPESGSAKVADSQETPSQNTNSQNTEDAPTANGVSSSSDSDVWSAVQEKALVQALKTFPKETSQRWERVATAVPGKTMNQCKKKFALLRENFRNKKSAV from the exons ATGGCTTCCGGGAGTAGCATCCGTCTTATTTCATACTCGAAAGAGATTATAAATGGTGAACCAATCTATATTTCCTCTAACTGCTATCCTATTAAAGCTCACAAATATGAGCCTGCTGGGCTTGCTTTTCACTCTGCTGCTCTTAGACTGATTGGGCATGTTGAGAAAGAAGACCCCAAAGATGGCAAAGAAGATGTTCCTAACGACAAGGAACAGACATTTGCCTATTCATCAGAGTCATACAGCTCTAAGGGGAAGAAGAAGTCTTCTACCGGCGAAAAGGTACAAGATCATTATGCATTATTAGGGTTGAGCAATCTAAGGTATCTTGCTTCTGAGGATCAGATAAGGAAGAGCTATCGTGATGCTGCATTGAGGCATCATCCTGACAAGCTGGCTTCACTTCTTCTAGCTGAGGAAACTGAAGCTGCAAAACAAGCCAAGAAGGAGGAAATAGAAAACCACTTCAAAGCTATTCAGGAAGCATATGAGGTTCTTATGGACCCTGTCAGGAGAAGGATTTATGACTCCACGGATGAATTTGATGATGAAATCCCAACTGAATGTGCTCCACAAGATTTTTTTAAGGTCTTTGGACCTGCATTTTTAAGGAATGGTCGTTGGTCCGTCACCCAACCCATCCCTTCATTAGGTGATGAGAATACTCCAATTAAAGAAGTGGATAGCTTTTATAATTTCTGGTACAGCTTCAAAAGTTGGAGAGAGTTCCCACATGCTGATGAGTTTGATCTTGAACAAGCTGAATCTCGTGATCACAAGAGGTGGATGGAAAGGCAGAATGCGAAACTTTCAGAGAAAGCCAGAAAGGAAGAAACCGCCAGGGTGCGTACACTTGTTGACAATGCCTATAGAAAAGATCCTAGAATCTTGGGAAGAAAAGAGGCGGAGAAAGCAGAGAAGCAGAGAAAGAAGGACGCTAAACTACTTGCAAAGAAATTACAGGAGGCAGAAGCAATTAGGATTGTTGAAGAGGAAAAGCGTaagaaagaggaagaagagaaaagagcaGCTGAAGTTGCTTTGCAGCAGAAGAAGTTGaaggagaaagaaaagaaattattgCGAAAAGAGCGTAGTCGTTTAAGAACCCTTGCTGCTCCTGTTTTGTCTCAGCGTTTGCTTGGGctaaatgatgatgatgtagAAGGTCTATGCATGTCACTTGACATTGAGCAACTGAGGAACTTATGTGATAAAGCCGATGGACAGGGTGAGATTGTTATTGCTGAACTTCTTAGGGGGGCACTTGGACATGAACACAACCTGAAATATGAGAATAAAGATGAAAAGATTAAGTCGCAGCAAAATGGTTCTCTGGAGAGTAAAAAACAAGTTCCTCTGATGAGCAGTGAGAAAAAGGAGAAACCTTGGAGCAAAGAAGAAATTGATCTTTTGAGGAAGGGGATGCTGAAATATCCTAAAGGAACTTCTCGAAGATGGGAAGTTATTTCTGATTATATTGGTACCGCAAGGACAGTTGAAGAGATCCTGAAGGCTACAAAAACAGTTCTGCTCCAGAAGCCCGACTCTGCTAAAGCCTTTGACTCCTTCCTTGAGAAAAGAAAGCCTGCACCAACTATTGTTTCTCCTCTTTCCACGAGGGCAGAAGTAGAGGGAGTAGAAAATAGTAGCAAGCCTGAAAGTGGAA GTGCCAAAGTAGCTGATTCTCAGGAGACCCCTAGTCAAAACACAAACAGCCAGAACACTGAGGATGCACCTACAGCAAACGGAGTTTCTTCGAGTTCTGATTCAGACGTATGGTCTGCTGTTCAAGAAAAAGCCTTAGTTCAAGCTCTGAAAACCTTCCCCAAGGAAACCAGCCAGCGGTGGGAACGAGTGGCAACTGCTGTCCCTGGGAAGACTATGAACCAGTGTAAAAAAAAGTTTGCTTTACTCAGAGAGAATTTCAGGAACAAGAAAAGTGCAGTGTGA
- the LOC107007939 gene encoding dr1-associated corepressor-like: MRKKLDTRFPAARIKKIMQADEDVGKIAMAVPVLVSKALELFLQDLCDRTYDITLRRGAKTVNSLHLKHCVQSYNVFDFLREVVSKVPDYGHSDAAGEMPKRRKVAIEEHHDSEDEYKKSRTEMSPVGSSGRGRGRGRGRGRGRVSRADKELSRPDMHLESCTSAQQSVQQNPNPGTQTENCSEPKESPTQDSTVCDKENSVVTTPNLKVNVDDNTDKPAAPEIAPCNPSPRPVNEKAEEGPQWSLEMDRMVIDPAHMSQLNTSVAEEEEDYDEEE, translated from the exons ATGAGGAAGAAACTTGATACTCGCTTTCCTGCG GCCCGGATCAAGAAAATTATGCAAGCCGATGAGGATGTCGGTAAGATTGCAATGGCTGTGCCTGTTCTAGTGT CAAAAGCCTTGGAGTTATTTTTACAAGACCTTTGTGACCGAACATATGACATAACTCTTAGAAGAGGAGCAAAGACTGTTAATTCACTGCACTT AAAACACTGTGTACAAAGCTACAACGTGTTTGACTTTCTTCGGGAAGTGGTCAGCAAGGTTCCTGATTATGGCCACTCTGATGCTGCTGGTGAAATGCCAAAAAGAAG GAAAGTTGCTATAGAAGAACATCATGACAGTGAGGATGAATACAAAAAGAGCAGGACG GAGATGTCTCCTGTTGGCAGTAGTGGTAGGGGAAGAGGTAGGGGTAGAGGAAGAGGTCGTGGTCGGGTAAGCCGTGCTGATAAGGAGCTCTCACGACCTGATATGCACCTTGAATCCTGCACTTCTGCTCAGCAGAGTGTTCAACAAAATCCAAATCCTGGAACTCAGACAGAGAACTGCTCAGAACCAAAAGAATCACCTACACAGGATTCCACTGTTTGTGACAAAGAAAACTCAGTTGTAACAACTCCTAATCTGAAGGTCAATGTAGATGATAATACTGATAAACCAGCTGCACCGGAAATAGCACCCTGCAATCCATCGCCAAGGCCTGTGAACGAGAAAGCAGAGGAAGGCCCTCAGTGGTCCCTCGAAATGGACAGAATGGTCATTGACCCTGCTCATATGTCACAACTGAATACAAGTGTAgcagaagaggaagaagattATGATGAAGAAGAGTAG